In Paraburkholderia aromaticivorans, a single window of DNA contains:
- a CDS encoding N-acetylmuramidase domain-containing protein, with product MSDTFLGTAVPLTQAGFDNVTQQLGADAQSLWALLTVETQGFGFLPDRRPKILYERHIFSKRTGGRYNVTNPDVSSSEPGGYLKGAAEYERLMRAIRLDRQAALESTSWGLPQIMGFNAKTLRYLDAEEMIQSFINDEDTQLQGANRFISNNAALSDALRQKEWARVAFFYNGKDYQKNQYDRKLQHYYELFSIKGTPSIEVRAAQARLTYLGFDPGGIDGVIGNGTRTATIAFQRANQLSVTADLDDPTLDALKMAAGV from the coding sequence ATGAGCGACACTTTTCTCGGAACGGCAGTTCCCCTCACGCAAGCAGGGTTCGACAATGTCACGCAACAACTCGGCGCCGACGCGCAATCCCTCTGGGCATTGCTCACCGTGGAAACCCAAGGCTTCGGGTTTCTACCCGATCGCCGCCCAAAGATACTTTATGAGCGCCATATCTTCAGCAAGCGAACGGGTGGCCGCTACAACGTAACGAATCCAGATGTCAGTTCGAGCGAACCAGGTGGGTATCTGAAAGGCGCGGCCGAATACGAGCGCCTGATGCGTGCAATCCGGCTGGATCGGCAGGCGGCTCTCGAGAGCACTTCATGGGGGTTGCCGCAGATCATGGGCTTCAATGCGAAGACGCTGCGCTACCTTGATGCCGAGGAGATGATACAAAGCTTCATCAACGACGAGGACACCCAGTTGCAAGGGGCCAATCGGTTCATTAGCAACAATGCTGCGTTATCGGACGCGCTTCGTCAGAAGGAGTGGGCGCGTGTGGCGTTCTTCTATAACGGGAAAGATTATCAGAAGAACCAGTACGACAGGAAGCTCCAGCACTACTATGAGCTTTTCAGCATCAAGGGCACACCAAGTATAGAAGTGCGAGCGGCACAAGCTCGTCTTACCTACCTGGGATTCGATCCTGGCGGCATAGACGGCGTAATTGGCAACGGCACAAGAACGGCGACCATCGCATTCCAGCGCGCGAATCAGTTGAGCGTCACAGCGGACCTCGACGATCCGACTCTCGACGCTCTTAAGATGGCCGCAGGCGTTTAG
- a CDS encoding IS6 family transposase, translating into MKTLNPALAKVLKRLHYPLDVILTCVRWYVAYALSLRNLEEMMAERGIAVDHSTVHRWAIKLLPVLDKAFRCRKRSVGRSWRVDETYIKVKGQWKYLYRAVDKDGNTIDFLLRAHRDKTAARRYFEKSIAQNGVPATMTIDKSGANLAALEAINADREAPIKIRQSKYLNNLVEQDHRAIKRRTRPMLGFKTFRCARILLAGIELMHMITKGQMKSPRGTHLSAADQFYDLAI; encoded by the coding sequence ATGAAGACGCTAAACCCGGCGTTGGCCAAAGTACTGAAACGCCTACACTATCCGCTCGATGTGATTCTGACGTGCGTGCGCTGGTATGTCGCCTATGCGCTAAGCCTGCGAAACCTGGAGGAGATGATGGCTGAACGAGGCATCGCGGTTGATCATTCAACCGTGCATCGCTGGGCTATCAAGCTGTTGCCGGTGCTGGACAAAGCGTTTCGGTGCCGCAAGCGTTCCGTGGGCAGGAGCTGGCGTGTCGACGAGACCTATATCAAGGTAAAGGGCCAATGGAAGTATCTCTACCGGGCCGTCGACAAGGACGGCAACACTATCGATTTTCTGCTACGCGCCCATCGGGACAAGACTGCAGCCCGGCGTTACTTTGAAAAATCTATTGCCCAGAATGGGGTACCCGCGACGATGACCATCGACAAAAGCGGCGCCAACCTTGCCGCGCTCGAAGCGATCAATGCGGATCGTGAAGCGCCCATCAAGATTCGGCAGTCCAAATATCTCAACAACCTCGTCGAACAGGACCATCGGGCGATCAAGCGACGCACGCGGCCTATGCTGGGGTTCAAGACTTTTCGGTGTGCGCGAATCTTGCTGGCTGGCATCGAACTGATGCATATGATCACCAAAGGACAGATGAAGAGTCCTCGCGGAACCCATCTGTCCGCCGCTGATCAATTCTACGACCTGGCAATATAA
- a CDS encoding cupin domain-containing protein yields the protein MNSSVELSGGARGQREAGVYVFDVSESPWQGVGKSGLAQKIVRRDDRTGHSFGFMSFDTLARTGVHQHLGTAFSYFLSGALTDYQGTTGAGQLGVNFAGSTHDAIAYLPTLTVGRMEGPVAYGADVMHSLHAGNRHTNFENEFPEHLPDLSIGLDTVQVSGTRVAGLTRRLVYDYAHTRLMRRMTQLMLLPGAKVPAHRLGALVDMFVLAGDVSFVARDAVSTAKAGDFVVMEPETQVAFSSRYGASLLLWADGPSVWEDGPLSPELYGFTSAHGDPLRFGNRAPSDFNCT from the coding sequence ATGAATTCATCGGTTGAATTGAGTGGCGGCGCGCGTGGTCAACGGGAGGCGGGCGTCTATGTTTTCGACGTGTCGGAAAGCCCATGGCAGGGAGTGGGCAAGAGCGGACTGGCGCAAAAGATCGTGCGTCGCGACGACCGGACCGGCCATTCGTTCGGCTTCATGTCGTTCGACACCTTGGCGCGGACAGGCGTGCATCAGCATCTCGGCACCGCGTTCAGCTATTTTCTCTCTGGCGCGCTGACAGACTATCAAGGTACTACGGGCGCTGGACAACTCGGCGTGAACTTCGCGGGCTCGACACACGATGCGATTGCCTATCTGCCCACGCTGACCGTAGGACGCATGGAAGGGCCGGTCGCGTACGGCGCGGACGTTATGCACTCGCTGCACGCGGGCAATCGCCACACGAACTTTGAAAACGAATTTCCCGAGCATTTACCGGACCTCAGTATCGGGCTCGACACGGTGCAGGTGAGCGGCACGCGCGTCGCTGGTTTGACGCGCCGGCTCGTGTACGACTACGCGCATACGCGTCTCATGCGTCGGATGACGCAACTCATGCTTTTGCCGGGCGCAAAGGTACCGGCGCATCGGCTCGGTGCGCTGGTCGACATGTTCGTTCTTGCTGGGGATGTCTCGTTCGTCGCGCGCGATGCAGTGTCGACGGCGAAAGCGGGCGACTTCGTTGTAATGGAACCTGAGACGCAGGTGGCGTTTTCGTCGCGTTACGGCGCGAGCCTGCTCCTATGGGCCGACGGGCCGTCCGTTTGGGAGGACGGGCCGCTCAGTCCGGAACTTTATGGCTTCACTTCGGCACACGGCGATCCTTTACGGTTTGGCAATCGGGCGCCTTCCGACTTTAACTGCACCTGA
- a CDS encoding MarR family winged helix-turn-helix transcriptional regulator: protein MQFKQLPAYRVRRVAESILDMAEELFARHLEIRALDWRVLVKLADAPGSIPTEIGRDMLLTPVQTGRSLLKLRDLNLVVAVPDPNDGRATRYTLTKPGRSAYEAGMKIVLEVQNFALRDLSAVETVALNGLLDRLITSTAYSSADVERLSLALFGGKRKSA from the coding sequence ATGCAATTCAAACAACTGCCTGCCTATCGGGTTCGCCGGGTCGCCGAATCAATTCTCGACATGGCCGAGGAACTGTTCGCGCGCCACCTGGAAATTCGGGCGCTGGACTGGCGTGTACTCGTCAAACTGGCGGATGCGCCCGGCAGCATCCCAACCGAAATTGGCCGCGACATGCTGCTCACGCCGGTGCAGACGGGGCGCAGCCTGCTGAAATTGCGCGACCTGAATCTCGTCGTTGCCGTGCCCGACCCGAACGATGGCCGCGCCACCCGTTATACGCTGACGAAACCCGGCCGCAGCGCGTACGAAGCCGGCATGAAGATCGTGCTCGAGGTACAAAACTTTGCGCTGCGCGATTTGAGCGCGGTTGAAACGGTCGCGCTCAACGGCCTGCTCGACCGGCTGATTACGAGCACGGCATACTCGTCGGCGGACGTCGAGCGTCTCTCGCTCGCGTTGTTTGGCGGCAAGCGCAAAAGCGCATGA
- a CDS encoding SDR family NAD(P)-dependent oxidoreductase has product MDYIGKTVAITGAASGIGYATAEAAAQQGARIVALDRDTGALEAMQAEFKDKGWTITSVEVDIGSEASIRAAVEQGMASVERVDLLVNSAGIVSRGMFETTTGDEWQRVLSINLSGSFFCLQQMLPLLRAGTGRAVVNVASLAAKRVSYTGGVSYTAAKAGMLGLTRHAAFELAHEGIRVNAVCPGPVLTAMTQRVISEEEQRKVAAMVPLGDWLSPQDVAASILFLGSPAARMITGTTLDIDGGLSLVTGASFESYRNARQ; this is encoded by the coding sequence GTGGATTACATCGGCAAGACAGTGGCAATTACAGGCGCCGCGAGCGGCATTGGCTATGCAACGGCGGAGGCTGCGGCGCAGCAGGGCGCGCGAATCGTGGCACTTGATCGCGATACGGGCGCGCTGGAAGCCATGCAGGCGGAGTTTAAGGACAAGGGTTGGACGATTACGTCGGTGGAGGTCGACATCGGGTCCGAAGCATCGATTCGCGCCGCGGTGGAGCAAGGCATGGCATCGGTCGAGCGGGTTGATCTGCTCGTCAATAGCGCGGGAATCGTCTCGCGCGGCATGTTCGAAACGACGACCGGCGACGAGTGGCAGCGCGTGCTGTCGATCAACCTGTCGGGCAGTTTCTTCTGTCTGCAGCAAATGCTGCCGCTGCTCAGGGCTGGAACAGGCCGTGCGGTGGTAAACGTCGCGTCGCTGGCGGCCAAGCGCGTGTCGTACACGGGCGGAGTCAGCTATACGGCGGCAAAGGCCGGCATGCTCGGCCTGACGCGGCATGCCGCCTTCGAGTTGGCTCATGAAGGCATTCGCGTGAACGCGGTATGTCCGGGCCCGGTGCTGACCGCGATGACGCAGCGCGTCATCTCCGAGGAAGAACAGCGCAAAGTGGCCGCGATGGTGCCGCTGGGCGATTGGCTCAGTCCGCAGGACGTGGCCGCTTCGATTCTTTTCCTTGGCAGTCCTGCTGCGCGGATGATTACCGGAACGACGCTGGACATCGACGGTGGGTTGTCGCTCGTGACCGGCGCGTCGTTTGAATCGTATCGAAATGCGCGTCAATAG
- a CDS encoding MFS transporter, with translation MSGTLETTFPAQVDRATDAKIFWRLIPVILVSLIVNQLDKVNVAFAKLQMAPDIGLSNTAYGLGAGIFFIGYCMFEVPSNMLLHRLGARVWITRILLTWGVLSACTMFVVGPKSFYLVRFLLGVAEAGFSPGIMLYVSQWFPARTRGRIIAIFMTALPISGVIGSPLSAWLMTSAPDFAALRGWQWMFLCEGLPAILCGIAFWFLVPDRIDDATWLDASEKAALKAEVGGVNAHHSGSFARGLSDARVWLLCLIYFAFVAALYGVSFWLPTLVKALGFNGIRQIGLMTALPYAAAVVTMLVLAWNSDRTGERRKHLALAGLFGAACLILSVLLRATPMWSFVALIAAMAGIVTTIPLFWNLPTAFLKGATAATGFALITSIGNLSGFVAPYLVGVVTDATGSTASGMYALAVAAVVGVLLVFAVPAALVDRMNSKRPANTIAAASQQ, from the coding sequence ATGAGTGGAACCCTCGAGACGACTTTCCCTGCGCAAGTGGACCGGGCGACCGACGCCAAGATATTCTGGCGCCTGATTCCGGTCATCCTGGTCAGCCTGATTGTCAACCAGCTGGACAAAGTTAACGTCGCCTTCGCCAAACTGCAGATGGCGCCGGACATCGGCCTGTCGAATACCGCGTACGGCCTGGGCGCGGGAATCTTCTTCATCGGCTATTGCATGTTCGAGGTACCAAGCAACATGCTGCTGCATCGGCTCGGCGCGCGGGTATGGATCACACGAATTCTACTGACATGGGGCGTATTGTCCGCATGCACGATGTTTGTGGTCGGGCCAAAGTCGTTCTACCTCGTGCGTTTTCTGCTGGGCGTTGCCGAAGCGGGTTTCTCGCCGGGCATCATGCTTTATGTAAGCCAGTGGTTTCCGGCACGCACCCGCGGCCGGATCATCGCCATTTTCATGACTGCCTTGCCGATCTCCGGCGTGATCGGCAGCCCGCTTTCCGCCTGGCTGATGACCTCGGCACCGGATTTCGCCGCGCTGCGCGGCTGGCAATGGATGTTCCTTTGCGAAGGCCTGCCCGCCATCCTCTGCGGCATCGCTTTCTGGTTTCTCGTGCCCGATCGTATTGACGACGCCACGTGGCTCGACGCGTCGGAGAAAGCGGCGCTCAAGGCCGAGGTGGGCGGAGTGAACGCGCATCATTCGGGAAGCTTCGCACGCGGCCTGTCCGATGCGCGAGTCTGGTTGCTGTGTCTGATTTATTTTGCCTTCGTAGCCGCGCTGTATGGCGTTAGCTTCTGGCTGCCGACGCTCGTCAAGGCGCTAGGGTTTAACGGAATCCGGCAGATTGGCCTGATGACCGCGCTACCCTACGCAGCCGCCGTCGTGACGATGCTTGTGCTGGCCTGGAACTCGGATCGCACCGGCGAGCGCCGTAAGCATCTCGCGCTAGCCGGCCTGTTCGGCGCAGCCTGTCTGATTCTAAGCGTGTTGCTGCGCGCTACGCCGATGTGGTCATTCGTCGCGTTGATCGCTGCAATGGCCGGAATTGTGACCACCATTCCGCTGTTCTGGAATTTGCCCACGGCGTTTCTGAAAGGCGCAACGGCCGCGACGGGCTTTGCGTTGATTACGTCGATCGGCAATCTGTCAGGCTTCGTTGCGCCGTACCTGGTTGGCGTAGTCACCGACGCGACCGGCAGCACGGCATCGGGCATGTATGCACTTGCCGTTGCAGCAGTGGTTGGCGTTCTGCTGGTGTTCGCGGTTCCGGCTGCGCTCGTCGACCGCATGAACTCGAAGCGCCCAGCGAACACTATTGCCGCAGCGAGCCAGCAATGA
- a CDS encoding SDR family NAD(P)-dependent oxidoreductase: MSASHASQLSTSDDAPPRIAVVTGGATGIGAAIASALAADGFMVAVADINLDAARMHAAAIDAAKGNACAIYLDVADPSSVDAAFAEIRQTFGRCDVLINNAGIAGVSSFLDCPLDVWSRVLATNVTGPMLCGQRAARLMTIRGWGRVVNIASISGVRASAGRTAYGTSKAALIGLTRQMAVELAEAGITVNAIAPGPIETPLTRDHHSAETRNGYHRTVPMRRYGEPSDVAGTVSFLCSERAGYITGHMVAVDGGFLAAGVLDI, from the coding sequence ATGAGTGCATCCCACGCTTCTCAGCTGAGTACGAGTGACGATGCGCCGCCACGCATCGCCGTCGTAACGGGCGGCGCGACGGGCATTGGCGCCGCGATCGCCAGCGCACTTGCGGCGGATGGCTTCATGGTGGCCGTCGCCGACATCAACCTCGACGCGGCCCGCATGCACGCGGCAGCCATTGATGCGGCAAAGGGCAATGCGTGCGCAATATATCTCGACGTTGCCGACCCCTCGTCGGTCGACGCGGCCTTTGCTGAAATCAGGCAGACATTCGGCCGGTGCGACGTGCTGATTAACAACGCGGGGATCGCGGGCGTGTCCTCCTTTCTGGATTGTCCACTCGACGTCTGGTCACGCGTGCTCGCCACCAACGTCACCGGGCCGATGCTGTGCGGGCAGCGCGCAGCGCGCCTGATGACGATTCGCGGCTGGGGACGTGTCGTCAATATCGCGTCCATTAGCGGCGTTCGGGCGAGCGCTGGCCGCACCGCGTACGGCACATCCAAGGCTGCATTGATCGGGCTCACGAGGCAAATGGCCGTCGAACTCGCCGAAGCGGGGATCACCGTCAACGCCATTGCGCCGGGGCCGATCGAAACGCCGCTCACGCGTGACCATCACTCGGCCGAAACACGCAACGGCTATCACCGCACCGTGCCGATGCGCCGGTATGGCGAGCCGTCCGATGTCGCCGGGACGGTGTCGTTCCTGTGTTCGGAGCGCGCGGGATATATAACCGGTCACATGGTGGCGGTCGATGGCGGATTCCTGGCGGCGGGCGTTCTCGACATCTAG
- a CDS encoding zinc-dependent alcohol dehydrogenase — translation MRALRWHGKHDIRCDTVPDPIIEEGRDAIIKVSTCAICGSDLHLFDGFMPTMESGDIMGHEFMGEVVEVGKDNMALSVGDRVVIPFTIFCGDCEQCKRGNFSVCERSNRNREKAEKVFGHATAGLFGYSHLTGGYAGGQAEYVRVPMADTTHVKIPEGLTDEQVLFLGDIFPTGWQAAMNCDIQPEDTVAIWGAGPVGQMAIRSAVLLGARQVVVIDRVPERLAMAKAGGASTINFDEESVLDRLKDLTNGRGPEKCIDAVGMESHATRSFDAMYDRVKQAVMLETDRPHVLREMIYVCRPAGTLSVPGVYGGLIDKIPFGASMNKGLTWKMGQTHVNRWTDDLLHRIQEGQIDPSFVITHTVSLEEGPGMYKTFRDKQDGCIKVVLKP, via the coding sequence ATGAGAGCACTACGCTGGCACGGCAAACATGACATCCGTTGCGACACGGTTCCCGATCCGATCATCGAGGAGGGGCGCGACGCGATCATCAAGGTTTCGACGTGCGCCATTTGCGGCTCGGACCTTCACCTTTTCGACGGCTTCATGCCGACGATGGAAAGCGGCGACATCATGGGCCACGAGTTCATGGGTGAAGTGGTCGAAGTCGGCAAGGACAACATGGCATTGAGCGTTGGCGACCGCGTTGTCATTCCCTTCACGATCTTCTGCGGCGATTGTGAGCAGTGCAAGCGCGGCAATTTCTCCGTCTGCGAACGAAGTAACCGCAACCGGGAGAAGGCCGAGAAAGTATTTGGCCATGCAACTGCCGGACTGTTCGGATACTCGCATCTGACCGGTGGATACGCGGGCGGACAGGCGGAATACGTGCGCGTGCCCATGGCGGACACCACGCACGTCAAGATTCCGGAAGGACTGACTGACGAACAGGTTCTCTTTCTCGGCGACATTTTCCCGACAGGTTGGCAGGCCGCGATGAATTGCGACATACAACCGGAGGATACGGTCGCCATTTGGGGCGCAGGCCCCGTCGGTCAGATGGCGATCCGCAGTGCGGTGCTGCTGGGAGCGCGGCAAGTGGTCGTCATTGACCGGGTACCGGAACGGCTCGCCATGGCGAAAGCCGGCGGCGCGAGCACGATCAATTTCGACGAGGAGAGCGTGCTCGACCGCCTGAAGGATCTGACCAACGGAAGGGGCCCTGAAAAATGTATTGACGCGGTCGGCATGGAATCCCATGCGACCCGCTCTTTCGACGCCATGTACGACCGTGTCAAACAGGCCGTGATGCTGGAGACGGACCGCCCGCACGTCTTGCGGGAAATGATCTACGTATGCCGCCCCGCGGGCACATTGTCCGTGCCGGGTGTATACGGCGGCCTGATCGACAAGATTCCGTTCGGCGCCTCAATGAATAAAGGCCTCACCTGGAAGATGGGTCAAACGCACGTCAACCGCTGGACCGACGATTTGTTGCACCGGATTCAGGAAGGGCAGATCGACCCGTCATTTGTCATCACGCATACGGTCTCTCTCGAAGAAGGGCCCGGCATGTACAAAACGTTTCGTGACAAGCAAGACGGCTGTATCAAGGTTGTCCTTAAGCCATGA
- a CDS encoding phasin family protein, giving the protein MNATTLKYRPLRPGSAGTLKVYDWMLGAAAELEKVASLNSLTVRTSPHEQRFSAEASLYAQSVREAIALQSNQLHATLIKTFTYCRHIEEIAAESGDFFATVMLVNVQSFVTTMRALIGAQPAEKERATSEPVRPSLPTYAARREIVTAPESTAFFAERVPRGRMH; this is encoded by the coding sequence ATGAATGCAACTACTCTGAAATATCGTCCGCTCCGCCCCGGCAGCGCCGGAACGCTGAAAGTCTACGACTGGATGCTCGGTGCCGCTGCTGAGCTTGAGAAAGTGGCAAGTTTGAATTCACTTACCGTTAGGACCTCGCCGCACGAACAAAGATTTTCTGCTGAGGCGTCGCTTTATGCGCAGTCCGTTCGTGAAGCGATTGCCCTCCAGTCGAACCAGCTGCACGCCACGCTGATAAAAACATTCACTTATTGCCGGCACATCGAAGAGATCGCTGCAGAAAGTGGCGATTTCTTCGCTACTGTGATGCTGGTGAATGTTCAGAGTTTCGTGACGACAATGAGAGCGTTGATTGGCGCTCAGCCAGCGGAAAAGGAGCGTGCCACGTCAGAGCCGGTTAGGCCAAGTCTGCCCACGTATGCTGCCCGCAGGGAAATTGTGACCGCACCCGAATCAACAGCATTTTTCGCTGAGCGAGTGCCACGCGGGCGCATGCATTGA
- a CDS encoding polyhydroxyalkanoate granule-associated phasin, which produces MHHLSAYAGVIVGLLEQREPFVGVLLSVESLHISDIAALELWASRPGRSRGLLPLLINIKRRAGNFLAHAKFNIFRHPYQMNLHMENITSISSRHGPVFDVSCNWFRLFAEVCELLNATTQVVRLRTVRMALAGPVPSPRDRAEFSIMGTEKCEAASESIEAMNSGVIKLAVEFTSDTCNLICAMSTAPTGFASGRPVTQGREHQPGFLTAVIQSPSNPLYLASSMTSLVREILAPIHGRATANARRLGAG; this is translated from the coding sequence GTGCACCATTTATCCGCTTATGCTGGGGTCATCGTTGGACTTCTGGAGCAACGCGAACCCTTCGTCGGCGTGCTCTTGAGCGTTGAGTCCCTTCATATCTCCGACATTGCCGCGCTGGAACTGTGGGCCTCGAGACCGGGACGGTCGCGTGGACTTTTGCCCCTTTTAATAAACATCAAACGCCGTGCTGGCAATTTTCTCGCCCATGCAAAATTCAATATTTTTAGGCATCCATATCAAATGAATCTTCATATGGAAAACATAACATCTATTTCGTCACGCCATGGACCCGTCTTCGACGTCTCCTGCAACTGGTTCCGCCTCTTTGCCGAGGTTTGTGAACTGCTCAATGCAACGACGCAAGTGGTGCGCCTGCGCACTGTGCGCATGGCATTGGCGGGTCCAGTGCCCAGTCCGCGTGACCGGGCTGAGTTCAGCATCATGGGTACCGAGAAATGTGAGGCCGCATCGGAATCGATAGAGGCGATGAACTCCGGGGTGATCAAGCTAGCCGTCGAGTTCACTAGCGATACCTGCAATCTGATCTGTGCCATGTCAACGGCGCCTACCGGATTCGCTTCAGGACGCCCCGTCACGCAAGGGCGTGAACATCAGCCAGGCTTTTTGACGGCCGTCATTCAGTCTCCCTCGAACCCCTTGTACCTGGCAAGTTCAATGACCTCTCTGGTCCGGGAAATCCTCGCACCGATTCATGGTCGTGCCACCGCGAATGCAAGACGCCTGGGCGCGGGATGA
- a CDS encoding class I SAM-dependent methyltransferase: protein MSETMLWTLYDRACESRRADAILVDPDSVRICDAIDYDFAGHFGHPVGSFSARAAEIDRILKDWLDRHPKGLVISLGEGLETQAHRVDNGHMTWLTVDLPPAIELRERFLPSSRRFRCIASSVFEPDWANGIKASADVFVVAQGLFMYLQPDAVRRLFIRIAERFPGAEIAFDAIPRWFSGLTHWGVMTTPRYRLPPMPWGINGDEIETLMHGWSSDIAALRTFEYCAPRGWPRLAADLCRFHPLAKSHLPFLVHVELKDRRLSGRAG, encoded by the coding sequence GTGTCGGAAACGATGCTGTGGACGCTCTACGACCGGGCCTGCGAATCGCGTCGCGCCGACGCCATTCTTGTCGATCCGGACAGCGTGCGCATCTGCGACGCGATTGACTACGATTTCGCGGGCCACTTCGGCCATCCCGTTGGCTCCTTCTCCGCTCGGGCCGCGGAAATCGATCGGATCCTGAAAGACTGGCTCGACCGGCATCCGAAAGGACTGGTCATATCGCTCGGTGAAGGGCTCGAAACACAGGCTCATCGTGTAGACAACGGCCACATGACCTGGCTCACGGTCGACTTGCCGCCGGCGATTGAATTACGCGAGCGATTCCTGCCATCTTCGAGGCGCTTTCGCTGCATCGCTTCGAGTGTTTTCGAGCCAGACTGGGCAAATGGGATCAAAGCCAGCGCTGATGTTTTTGTCGTTGCGCAGGGGCTGTTCATGTATCTCCAGCCAGATGCGGTGAGACGCCTGTTTATCCGGATCGCCGAGCGCTTTCCGGGCGCCGAGATTGCATTTGACGCGATTCCGCGCTGGTTTTCCGGGCTCACCCACTGGGGTGTCATGACAACGCCGCGTTACCGTTTGCCGCCGATGCCATGGGGCATCAACGGCGATGAGATAGAGACGCTTATGCATGGCTGGTCGTCGGATATCGCAGCGCTGCGCACGTTCGAGTATTGCGCGCCACGTGGCTGGCCAAGGCTGGCGGCAGACCTTTGCCGCTTTCATCCGCTCGCGAAGAGTCATTTGCCGTTCCTGGTGCATGTGGAGTTGAAGGACCGTCGACTATCCGGACGCGCAGGATGA